The DNA segment tcaaaaaatgtTATCCATAACAAATTAAATCAATGTATTCCAAATTTAGTAATGTGTCacaatataatttgtttaacCTATGTCATAAtcattcttaatattttaataatcaacTTTCTTAGTTTGAGAGAaagacaaaatttataaattttacaaaagtaGAAAACTAAGGGCtgatttgtttaaacttataaaaaaacaattttaaaataaatgtttttttttaataagcacataggatttgttttttaaaatcaatagaaaataacttttttaagtaGAAGCAATTTAGAcaaatgcattaaaaaaataaaaaaattattattttataaaaataagtattttcttcaagaaataggtttaaacaaacacatcaggtctctattttaaaacagagaactaaaattacaaatttaaaaaccaaaaaaattaaatgtctctattttaaaatgaaaaatcaaaatgaaattaaaaaaaatagagaaacaaaagttacatttaaacctatatttttaaaaaaaattatgaacattaaatatatttaataaatgcaacatagaaatatttaattccattatttcttttgaatatatatatatatatatatatatatatatataatgaatataatagtatttaatttttagggaATCAATTTTACCAATAATATTTATAGTATTCATTCAATATAATATACAACTAATTTAAGtgatatcattaaattttatatttattaaatataatatatgtttgttgaacaaatgatttttcatatatatatatatatatatatatatatatatatatatatatacacacacacacgtgtgtataattaaaatacctatatatataatattggtCGAACATTTAccatctttattaatttttaacaaattagcttaaaaaaacatattttaaataagtaaacACAAATATagtttatctatttttaatcaCTCCTGACTCCATCGGTCCAACCTTAtcattactgttttttttttttgttggctttgtAATCTCATGGAAATCCTAAACTGACACTGACATCTTAATACTCTTTTTATAGGAATCAGCGAATCGcaaccaaaccacaagaaaaaACCGACAAAGATTGCGGAGTATCCTCCGCCAGCTAGTTCTTCCATATAATATAACCActttattacaaataaataataacattaattctCTTTGGATTAGACTTAGATCAAATCAAAGTGTTCTTCTTGCTTGGTCACAGACTCATAGTCACTTCCATGGAGAACACTGGTTTGTGTGTACTATGCTTTATACTACTCCTGTTGGGGTGTGTCATTTCCTCAGAATGTAAGTATATAAGATACAACACAACATCAACCATTGTTCCTGGGAAACTCAACGTTCACTTGGTCCCTCACACTCACGATGATGTTGGATGGTTGAAGACCATTGACCAGTACTATGTTGGTTCCAACAACTCAATTCAGGTCACTCTCACACTCTCACTCAATTTAGTTACattaaaaggttttgaattgtGAAGTTTTTCACTGTTGGGGTAGTGCAGGGGGCGTGCGTTCAAAACGTGCTCGATTCCCTGGTAACCGCATTGCTGGCAGACAAGAATCGCAAGTTCATATATGTTGAACAGGTAACTGTTCTTCACACCCTACATTGACTAATGATATGACCAAAACAGTGAATATAATAAGTGAGGGACTGTACAATACTCATCTAACAACTTaatttttggggttgagttagtgCCAAATTCTAAGAACTACTTCCTCACACATTAATTTTGGACAGTGAATTCATATATGTGATGTTCTTTGCTTGCGTTGCAGGCATTTTTCCAGCGATGGTGGAGGGAGCAAAGTGATGATATCCAGAATATAGTCAAGGAGCTGGTCAACTCTGGTCAATTGGAGTTCATGTATTCACCTATCTCATCTTCCTTCTGActtaagggtgtgtttggttgagTTTTTGTAGAAAGTGGGATTTGAAAGTTTCATAACTAGTCTACTTTTCCAAATTCACACTTTCTACCTACCTACTCAACgaagcacttttttttttcattattggaAGTCATTGAAAATTGATTAATGATTATTGCTCGTCTGCTTGACTTTAAAGTATAATAGCATTCAGTATCAATGGCATTATGTTAAGTGCTAAGATTTTGGATTGCAGAAATGGTGGtttttgtatgcatgatgaGGCTGCTACTCATTACATTGACATGATTGATCAGACAACTCTTGGACATCAATTTATTAAAGAAGAATTTGGAGTGACTCCGAGAATAGGGTGGCAGATTGACCCATTTGGACATTCTGCAGTGCAGGCCTACTTGTTGGGGGCAGAGGTAACGTTTTGCTAAAGCATATGCAAACATCGATGAGGGAAAAAAATGACATGGAAGTTGATTAATGTCATCTAAGTTGATTTACCAActgaatctctctctctctctctctttcttttctgcctAGCATTGCTAGTTGTTTCTTAAGCAAAACTCTTTGTTGGCATAGGTTGGATTTGACTCTCTATTCTTTGCACGGATTGATTACCAAGACAGAGCCAagagaaaagatgaaaaaactCTTGAAGTTGTGTGGCGGGGCTCCAAGAGCTTTGGTTCATCATCACAGGTGAGTAATCCATAGTGGTTTATGTTTATAACTTTATATTGATTCTGCATTCTGTTGGATTCACTTCATCCTCCCTAGTAGGCTTTTAGGTACAAATCCTTAAAATTGTTGATGGATACAGATATTTTCTGGTGCATTCCCTGAGAATTATGAACCTCCCAGTAGTTTCTACTATGAAGTAAATGATGATTCTCCCATTGTTCAGGTAAATTCTAAGTCAAATATTGATGTAGGGCCAATTACCTTTTCTTGTAAGTGTGCTAAGAAAACTTTTTCTCCCCTTGAAGGATGATGTCAGTTTATTTGATTACAATGTCCCTGAAAGAGTAAATGAGTTTGTGGCAGCAGCAATATCACAGGTATGAAATTTATCTTAAGAATGGATGGTTGGTTCTACATACTGCAATTTGCCTGGTTTAAAATGCACTTTTAAAATGTCTActatatagatatataattgATGTGTCTGAAATTCTGAGAAATCAATATAGAAATGCTccaaatgaaaaatgatttaaGGCTTGTCTGTTACACTTAAAAACTGATTTGAGTGAACAACTCCACTGGCTTTCCTGTTTCAGGCCAATATTACGCGCACAAATCATATAATGTGGACAATGGGGACAGATTTCAAGTACCAATATGCACAAACTTGGTTCCGACAATTGGACAAGTTTATTCACTATGTTAATCAAGTTACTTATCTTCAACTCCCTGCTcaattgacaatttttttcttctttttacttAAATGTTGCATTTTAGCCATCTAACATTCTTCTCCTTGACCTGCTAAGTTTGACATTTTATATGTTTCTTTAGGCTGCCTAATTTTCCATAATCTATCTTATGAATTTAAATCGAACTTgacttattttgttttagtgGTTTGGCATACTAATGGGACATCTGACTAATGCTTATTTAGGATGGTCGTGTTCATGCCTTATACTCAACTCCATCAATATATACTGATGCAAAACATGCTGCCAAGGAGGCCTGGCCAATCAAGACTGATGACTTCTTTCCGTGAGTTCCAAATACAAGACATAAAGTATATGAGCTACCAGCTCAAAATCATGTTCATGAAGAAGCAGCAAGTAGTGGTTTATGTCTActacatgattttgaaaataacatttGGGTGGCTGCACTGCCTGCACTGACAATCACTTCATATTTAGCTTCATGTTAACATTCTTTTTCGTTCTTCTAACTTGTTATTTCATATTTGGACCATGTATTTATTAGGTATGCAGATCGTGTAAATGCCTATTGGACTGGGTATTTTACAAGCAGGCCAGCAATCAAAGGTTATGTCAGATTCATGAGTGGCTACTACTTGGTACACCTTCTAACTGTTAATTGAAGTAATtaagtaattgattatatttgaAATGCTCTAAGAGGCTTAAGGGGTATTCTGTGCTGCTCATTTTGGTTTCTGAAAGTTGTGATTGAGAGCATTTTACTTGAATATTTTGGAATGTTACCAAAATTCTACAAGTGGCCTCTTATTGCTCTTTAATCTTGAAACAGGCAGCAAGGCAGTTGGAATATTTTAAAGGGAAGAGTCCCTTATGTCCCAAAACTGACTCTTTGGCTGAAGCCTTGGCTATTGCTCAACATCATGACGCGGTATCTGGTACAGAAAAGCAGCATGTTGCTAATGATTATGCTAAACGACTTTCAATAGGTTACACAGAGGTAATAATAATTGTCTATATCTGTTCTTTGAACATTATTACTTATAATctcaaaaaatgttttttttcaatgTCTTGTTCAGGCTGAGAAAGTTGTTGCATTATCACTTGCTTGTTTGACAGAGGGAGCAACCAAAACAGGTTGTAAGAACCCACAGACTAAATTTCAACAGGCAAGTAGTGATGTTCTTAGTTCAACAACTGTGAGCTGTTGATTACTAGTATTCAAATAGCATCTTAAGGCATATGGCTAATCTTTTTGTGATGACTACAacttaccacagaattcagttTTGTAGGATAAACACCATTCAAGACAAATGACTTAGGAACTCTAAACTCATAccattttcctttccttttttaccttttgtatgACAAATAAATTCATGAACTTATGCATGTTTATGCActgataatatttcttttgataGAGATAATCCAAAAATTTAATGAGAGTAAGTCCTGTGCCTCTTTTCTAACACTTAATTgcatatatttcaatatttcatGAATTAGGCTACCAATTTTCCTTTTGAACTTCTTTTATGAAATCAACGAAGTTGTTATCAAAGAAAATAGAATGTGTACAGCTTCTGAGAAAGAGAGAGTAGAATGATATAGAGGTCTTTCATGCATGCTTCACTGGAGCAGATGCATATAATAGACTAAAGCAGTAGTTGTTATGCACTTACATCCACGGAAATGAAATTATGTCAGAAATTTGACGaggtttcattttctttttttgaattttccttCTTGATATTAATTCTTTGTGCACAACGAGAAATCGTTAAGGCAGTAAAACTAAATCAGGAATTTACAATTCATAACCATCACAAAGCTTACTATGCAACTTCTTCAAGATCAAAGCAGTAGGTGAAGTGAAAAGTTGCATAACTTTTGAAACAATACTGACATATTTTAAGAAGCAAAATTATGAAGACTTGATGCTGAGGTTGAGTATTGGTTTGGTTGTGTTTTGTTCTGttcattgatttttatttttactttttttttatttcttctatctTGTCATTGCAGTGTCCACTTCTGAACATAAGTTACTGTCCTGCATCAGAAGTTGATTTCTCAAATGGGAAAAACTTGGTGAGGATCTATGACATCTACTCATCTAATCTATTGCTTATTGAGACGCAAGAATTTTAACTAAGATTTTCCTGATATATTGCTTCCTGCAGGTAGTTGTTGTTTACAACGCTCTAGGATGGAAAAGAGAGGATATCATAAGGATTCCTGTGAGTTTCTTCCTTCAACTTCAATCACCTACATTgcctcctttctttttcttcttaaattaCGAACAATCTACGAGCCATACAAATATTATCTGCTACATGCACAAGCCTTTCGATACTTAGCTTTTATGTGCCAATTGATGCCTTCTAGTTGAAGCATTGTGATGCATTTTTTCTTGTTCTGTGGAATTATTTAACTTGTGTATCAACTTGAATGAAGAATGTTTTGAACTTAATATggaaaaatcattttgcaagGACAAAACACGGCTATCCTCAAACACTGTTTTTGTTTTGACATTGCTTGTTTATCAAATCTGTCATAGGTTGTCAATGAAAATGTTGTTGTTCGGGATTCCAGTGGGAAAAACATCCAATCCCAGCTGGTGCCAATACTTGACGATTTTCGTGGTTTAAGAAACTACCACACTGTCGCATACTTGGGAGTGTCTCCAACTGCAAAACCCAAATACTGGCTTGCTTTTGCAGCAACAGTTCCCCCCATTGGTTTTAGCACTTACTATGTATCCTATGCCAAAAAAGAAGGTTAGTCTTGATTAGTTATTCCCTTCCTGAAAATTGTGCTATCATCAAATGCAAATACAAGACAGAACTATAAAATTTGCAATTGCATTGCAGCTACTATTTCAGATAGAGATACAGCTTACCAACCAGGGAATAAGAGTGATACAATTACAGTGGGCCTAAAAAACTTGAACCTAGTTTATTCTGTGAAGGACGGGAAACTTATTCAATATATCAACAGCAGAAGCAAGGTTTGTGATTTGGATGGCACATTACTATTTATCCCAATGTATTGCCAAAATCTATACCATTATAAGTTAGTGCTTCTAAGGATGTATTCTATAAGTTTTACATGATATACATTCTAAATTTCTGTTCACAATGAAAGGTCAATGAATCTCTAGAGCAGGCATATAAATTTTACGCTGGGTATGGAAATGATGGAACAGAAACTGCTCAGGTAATAACATGTTTCTTATATCCGGAGAATTTGAATTGATTATTCTTTCCATAAGATAATTCTTTTTATCAGAATAATAGAtggtttaattattattctttatgCCAACCTATTGATTTAAATGTTCTGAATTGTTAAAAGGCTTCTGGAGCATATATTTTCCGCCCTGATGGTTCACCCTCTCCCATCAAATCCAACGGGAAGGTGAAGTTGTCTATCTAAACATTTATGTTCAATTACCAATATTTAGTGGTAACAAGAAATTCACgagtttttatttcaaaactttAGTCTCCTCTCACAGTTTTTCGGGGACCAATTGTGCATGAAGTGCATCAGAAGATCAGTCCATGGATATACCAGGTAgtatgaaacaaattatttttggcaagatcattttgttttaatgtgATCTCTCTATTAAACAAGTTTTCAAATCTGTCTTCAGAATCTGTCACTGTTATAACAAAGTATGATGTCGTAGGATCAATTAAAATGCGTGCAAGTTATGAAgacaaaaaatatgttatttatggataatattttttaatttttaatttggttcCCACACTTTGCAGtaattccatttccatgtcaaTTTTACAATATCACTGAATTTTActctttaaaaatgaaatgtGTAAAgtgagaaaaggaagaagaaaaaaagacataaaaagaaaaaaaagacacatGTAATAAGTGAGCCACACTTATCTCATGTATCCTTAGCCAATTGAAGAGGAACCAGGAGACGtcacaaaaaaaatgatgctttctttctttctttttgaagaaaatgtttAGACTATACAACTTTCTTGATTGTTTCAAACATCAATGGTTCTAATATACTTGCACAAGtataaataacatgaattaTTGTTTGGAAACGAATAAAACTTCTCGAATTTGTTAGTGGTTAGCATCCCTCATTGAAAGCTTCCTACAGTTCAATATTTGACCATGGCTTAATTGAACAGACTACTAGACTGTACAAGGGGAAAGAACATGCTGAAGTTGAGTtcattgtaagtcatttttttctcccaatttttttttctgatttcgGTACATAGAATTTTATTCTCTGAGAGCCAATAATCATGATGAAGCTCTTGACATCAGGTTGGACCTATACCCATTGATGATCGAGTTGGCAAAGAAATTGCAACTGAGATCAAAACAAATCTAGCAAGCAACAAAACCTTCTATACTGATTCCAATGGACGTGATTTCATTGAACGTGTAAGTCATACATGTTGAACATTTGCATTCTAGTAATGGTTTTCCATATGAAGGCCTAACCTAATGAGTTTTTATAATTATGCATACCTTTACAGGTTCGAGACTATAGAGAAGACTGGCACTTGGAAGTAAATCAACCTGTTGCTGGAAATTACTACCCTGTATGTTTTGTTTAACCATGTGTGTTACAAGATGCTACATTAATACCCACGAAGACACGGTCCTTGAAGTTGTTGACTAATGGAATCTAGTTTCATGTTTCAGATCAACCTTGGAATTTAcctgaaagataaaagcaaagagttCTCTATATTGGTAGATAGAGCCGTGGGGGGCTCCAGCATCATAGATGGACAATTGGAGCTAATGGTTCATAGGTTTGTTATGCTGTTCAAGCTCAACTGCTTATGCTCATTGTGTATCATTCAATATTCTACCAATCAAACTCCACTGTCTCCATTTCCCCGCCTATTTTATATAGGAGGTTACTTGAGGATGATTCCAGAGGTGTTGCAGAGGCACTGAATGAAACAGTTTGCATTCATGATAACTGCACTGGGTTAACTGTAAGTAAATCTAAGTAGCATGTGAGTTTTGGGTTGACAAGGATCATAGGCTTTTTCTTATCTGGCTCCTTCATCAATGATCATATACaaatatacaataaattttGCAGGTGCTTGGGAAGTACTATTTCAGAATTGATCCTGTAGGAGAGGGTGCCAGATGGCGCCGATCATTTGCTCAGGAGATATACTCACCCTTGCTTTTAGCCTTCACAGAGGTGGTTAAAGAATGGTTGTTAGAAGTGTTTGAAAATTGCAGTAAGCTGAACTTGTGACTTACCACTGAtgaatgttttcattttcacataTTTTCTAGGGTGAAGGTCACTGGGGAGATTCTCATGTCACAACCTTCTCAGCAATAGATTCCTCATACAACTTACCAGATAATGTTGCCATAATAACCCTCCAGGTGCATGTCTTTCATTTCACCAAACATTTgtccaaaatatatttattcaatgcTTCTTAGTACTCACTACTCCCTCACCCTCCATTGGAAAGTGTAACCAATAAACAAAGATCTTTTGACATTTGTTGAAATTCCTAATTCAGCTGAGCTTCTTAATAGGCACTGTTGAAGATTTACATATCTTTTGTTCACTGCTAATGTTATGCCATCTTCTGGAACTCTGCAGGATCTGGGTGATGGAAGAGTTCTCCTACGGTTGGCACACTTATACGAGGTATATTCTCTTTAGCTTCTATCTATGGTTATAATGTTACACTCTTAAATGATTTTACCCTTCTTATATTCCCTTGTTTCAATTGTTTTTGAGCCTTTTTTTCTCGACACACTGAATTCTTATTCTTTGCCAAATGCAAGATTGATGAGGACAAGTATCTTTCAGTGAAGGCAACTGTAGAACTTAAAAAGGTGTTTCCCAACAAGCAGGTAGAAAAACATCACAACTAATAATCCTTTATTAATTGCTAGTTGTTTCAGATTTAGCATGTCATTGTCTAAGGTGTTTCATATTAAATTCCTTTTGTGTTCACTTCAGATAAACAAAATAACTGAAGTGAGCTTATCAGCAAACCAAGAAAGAGCAGAAATGGAGAGGAAGAGATTGGTTTGGCAAGTTAAAGGGTCACCTCCAGAACCCAAGGTGTGGAGGGGAGGACCAGTAGATCCAGAAAATCTAATTGTAGAACTTGCTCCAATGGAAATAAGGACTTTTATCATCAGTTTTAGGCATTAAAAGTCCACTAGGAGCACTactgaaaaataactaaaataagaaattgCATCAGATTAGATATTTCCAACATCATGTAAGCCAGCAACAAGAAATATGTTCAGAGTTCGTTTGGCTAAAGGTGTATGGACTCAATCAAGTTCATTGCCAATAAAAGTGCATTGCTTCTCCCCTTTTCTATTGACATCTAACCAAAATTTATGactactttttttcttcttgactTAATTGCAATTTTAGTAACGGTACTTGAGAGTTTACGTATGAGTTTACAACTTTGCAATTTGCAATGCCAGCATCTATATCCATACTCCAAAGACCAtagtaattaacaaaaatatgaaatagaATGATAACAATGAACTGGCTATAATAAATAGAACCATCCTAAACAAAACCATAATCCAAATAAGTTTGGTAAAAATGAATATGAAAGACAAGCCTGCAAGAAGAGACAATCATATTATATATCGAACTATGCAGTACAAACTAATGATATTGGATGGTGGTGACCGTGATGGCTTCATTAAGATGGATTGCACCAAAATGGGCAAGCAAGAGCATTGCGCCAGTTCAATCGGTTTAATTCTTTGCATGGAGAAATAAGGCAAATCTGATGAATGATGATGCTCTTATTCAATGTGGCTTGGATTTGTATCATCATATGACTCAGTTACGAGTTAGTATGTGGTGAATATTTTTCTCCCAAAAGCCAAGTGATTGCTACTTTTAAACACTGACCTCGATTTTAGTTGAGTTCAAAGGGACAAACATCTCCCACATTCTAATTATTATCTAATGCAAAGTTTTAAAGACGTCAAGGTGAATTAATTCGATTGATTCAAGTTGACTCACCATGAGTAGTTGTTCAAAAAATGAGTCAATCCAACCTATGTCATTTTTAGTAAGCCTAAAACTAGTCAATCTAACTCGCCTACTACATGTTACTAAGTAAACAAGGTTGACTCttctaaacataaaaaataaatggataaattaaatattattttaatttataatttgagtGTTGTATATACTTACTCCCCTGTAATTGAGAGTCACAAATTCGAATGAAAAAAAACCcgattatatattatatgaatgTCAAGAGACTATATAACACAAGTTTAAAA comes from the Glycine soja cultivar W05 chromosome 6, ASM419377v2, whole genome shotgun sequence genome and includes:
- the LOC114416025 gene encoding probable alpha-mannosidase At5g13980, translating into MENTGLCVLCFILLLLGCVISSECKYIRYNTTSTIVPGKLNVHLVPHTHDDVGWLKTIDQYYVGSNNSIQGACVQNVLDSLVTALLADKNRKFIYVEQAFFQRWWREQSDDIQNIVKELVNSGQLEFINGGFCMHDEAATHYIDMIDQTTLGHQFIKEEFGVTPRIGWQIDPFGHSAVQAYLLGAEVGFDSLFFARIDYQDRAKRKDEKTLEVVWRGSKSFGSSSQIFSGAFPENYEPPSSFYYEVNDDSPIVQDDVSLFDYNVPERVNEFVAAAISQANITRTNHIMWTMGTDFKYQYAQTWFRQLDKFIHYVNQDGRVHALYSTPSIYTDAKHAAKEAWPIKTDDFFPYADRVNAYWTGYFTSRPAIKGYVRFMSGYYLAARQLEYFKGKSPLCPKTDSLAEALAIAQHHDAVSGTEKQHVANDYAKRLSIGYTEAEKVVALSLACLTEGATKTGCKNPQTKFQQCPLLNISYCPASEVDFSNGKNLVVVVYNALGWKREDIIRIPVVNENVVVRDSSGKNIQSQLVPILDDFRGLRNYHTVAYLGVSPTAKPKYWLAFAATVPPIGFSTYYVSYAKKEATISDRDTAYQPGNKSDTITVGLKNLNLVYSVKDGKLIQYINSRSKVNESLEQAYKFYAGYGNDGTETAQASGAYIFRPDGSPSPIKSNGKSPLTVFRGPIVHEVHQKISPWIYQTTRLYKGKEHAEVEFIVGPIPIDDRVGKEIATEIKTNLASNKTFYTDSNGRDFIERVRDYREDWHLEVNQPVAGNYYPINLGIYLKDKSKEFSILVDRAVGGSSIIDGQLELMVHRRLLEDDSRGVAEALNETVCIHDNCTGLTVLGKYYFRIDPVGEGARWRRSFAQEIYSPLLLAFTEGEGHWGDSHVTTFSAIDSSYNLPDNVAIITLQDLGDGRVLLRLAHLYEIDEDKYLSVKATVELKKVFPNKQINKITEVSLSANQERAEMERKRLVWQVKGSPPEPKVWRGGPVDPENLIVELAPMEIRTFIISFRH